Proteins co-encoded in one Candidatus Blochmannia sp. SNP genomic window:
- the mraY gene encoding phospho-N-acetylmuramoyl-pentapeptide-transferase, with protein MLFWLIKDISVLYSFNFNIICHLTFRVIASLLSALFISLGISSYIIKRFHNLRFFQIVRENGPEAHIQKQGTPTMGGIIILLSIFIVIIMWADLSNLYVWYVSFILITYGILGLIDDLLKIKRKSTAGLSALHKYFWQSLIALTLIITMFALDHNIVSTQLVVPFCKNFMPQLGVWYIVLAYFVVVGTSNAVNLSDGLDGLAIMPIILITAGLAVIASITSDIYFSHCLHIPYLALSGELIIVCAAIIGSGIGFLWFNTYPAQIFMGDVGSLSLGGTLGIISVLLHQECLLLIMGGVFVIETISVILQISYFKLFGKRIFKMTPIHHHFELKGCPEPRLIVRFWIISLILVLFGLITLKIR; from the coding sequence ATGTTATTTTGGTTGATAAAAGATATATCAGTATTATACTCATTTAATTTTAATATTATTTGTCATTTAACTTTTAGGGTTATTGCTAGTTTGTTGTCAGCATTATTTATTTCTTTAGGGATAAGTTCTTATATAATTAAACGATTTCATAATTTACGTTTTTTTCAAATAGTACGTGAGAATGGACCAGAAGCGCATATTCAAAAACAAGGTACACCTACTATGGGTGGAATTATAATACTTCTGTCTATTTTTATAGTAATAATAATGTGGGCTGATCTATCTAATTTATATGTATGGTATGTATCATTTATATTAATAACATATGGGATATTAGGATTAATTGATGATCTTTTAAAAATAAAAAGGAAAAGTACTGCTGGTTTAAGCGCATTGCACAAATATTTTTGGCAATCATTAATTGCATTAACATTGATTATTACTATGTTTGCGTTAGACCACAACATTGTATCTACACAATTAGTAGTGCCATTTTGTAAAAATTTTATGCCACAATTAGGTGTTTGGTATATTGTATTAGCATACTTTGTCGTTGTTGGAACAAGTAATGCAGTTAATTTATCTGATGGATTAGATGGATTAGCTATCATGCCTATAATATTAATTACGGCTGGATTAGCTGTAATTGCATCTATAACTAGTGATATATACTTTTCGCATTGTTTACATATTCCTTACCTTGCTCTTTCTGGAGAATTAATAATTGTATGCGCTGCCATTATCGGATCTGGTATTGGATTTTTGTGGTTTAATACTTATCCAGCTCAAATATTTATGGGTGATGTGGGTTCTTTGTCACTTGGAGGTACGCTGGGGATAATTTCAGTATTGTTACATCAAGAGTGTTTATTATTAATTATGGGTGGTGTATTTGTAATAGAAACTATATCTGTGATCTTACAAATAAGTTATTTCAAATTATTTGGAAAACGAATATTTAAAATGACACCAATTCATCATCATTTTGAATTAAAAGGTTGTCCAGAACCTCGGCTTATAGTGCGATTTTGGATCATATCGTTAATATTGGTTTTATTTGGATTAATTACTTTGAAGATACGGTAA
- the murD gene encoding UDP-N-acetylmuramoyl-L-alanine--D-glutamate ligase, with protein MSNYRGSQVVIIGLGVTGLSCVNFFLSRGVIPKVIDTRTHPPGINQLPHIVKCYLGTFNDMWLLSATLIVVSPGVRLDHPILIEALKSGIEIIGDIELFAREVTAPIIAITGSNGKSTVTQLVYRIAKSVGWCVGVAGNIGVPVLSLLNKSYQLYILEISSFQLDTTYSLRAKAAIILNISEDHMDRYPGGLRQYYLSKQRIYKNATVCVMNALDPLTVPIYDGCDYCVSFGINVESADYHLKYYKGHNWIIAYNEYVFNCSSMKINSRINYTNALSALALSDIVNIPRSISLKVLCQFSGLTHRCQLIYKNHGVSWINDSKATNVSATIEAINNLRLSGKLHLMLGGDSKLADFSALKHLIKQYEIHLYCFGKDGLLLTKLGFDNVILTNTMIQAMRIISRRTKEKDIVLLSPACSSLDQFKSFATRGFMFAYFAREFG; from the coding sequence ATGAGTAATTATCGAGGATCACAAGTTGTGATTATCGGTTTAGGAGTTACAGGTTTATCTTGCGTTAATTTTTTTCTATCTCGCGGTGTAATACCAAAAGTAATAGATACTCGTACGCATCCTCCAGGAATAAATCAATTACCACATATTGTAAAGTGTTATTTGGGTACATTTAACGATATGTGGTTGTTAAGTGCTACGTTAATCGTAGTTAGTCCAGGAGTACGATTAGATCATCCTATTTTAATTGAAGCGTTAAAATCTGGGATAGAGATTATTGGTGATATTGAATTATTTGCTCGAGAAGTAACTGCTCCGATAATAGCTATTACTGGATCTAACGGAAAAAGTACGGTAACTCAATTAGTTTATAGGATAGCTAAGAGCGTTGGTTGGTGTGTTGGTGTTGCAGGAAACATAGGTGTACCTGTTCTGAGTTTATTAAATAAATCATATCAATTGTATATATTGGAGATTTCAAGTTTTCAATTAGATACTACTTATAGTTTACGCGCAAAAGCTGCGATAATTTTAAATATTAGCGAAGATCACATGGATCGTTATCCTGGTGGATTAAGACAATATTATCTTTCTAAACAAAGGATTTATAAAAACGCTACAGTTTGTGTAATGAATGCTTTAGATCCTTTAACAGTGCCTATATATGATGGTTGTGATTATTGTGTAAGTTTTGGTATAAACGTAGAGTCTGCAGACTATCATCTGAAATATTATAAAGGACATAATTGGATAATCGCGTACAACGAATACGTGTTCAATTGTTCCTCAATGAAAATTAATAGTCGCATTAACTATACAAACGCGTTATCTGCTTTAGCATTATCAGATATTGTCAATATTCCTCGTTCTATTTCCTTAAAGGTATTGTGCCAATTTTCTGGATTAACGCATCGTTGTCAATTAATTTATAAAAATCATGGAGTTAGTTGGATTAATGATTCTAAAGCTACTAATGTTAGTGCAACCATAGAAGCGATTAATAACTTAAGATTATCTGGAAAACTACATTTGATGCTAGGAGGCGATAGTAAATTAGCTGATTTTTCTGCGTTGAAACATTTAATTAAACAATATGAAATACATCTTTATTGTTTCGGAAAAGATGGATTATTATTAACAAAACTAGGTTTTGATAATGTTATTCTCACAAATACAATGATACAAGCAATGCGAATCATCAGTCGTCGTACAAAAGAAAAAGACATAGTTTTGTTATCTCCAGCTTGCTCTAGCTTAGATCAATTTAAATCATTTGCAACACGTGGATTTATGTTTGCCTATTTTGCACGAGAGTTTGGATAA
- the ftsI gene encoding peptidoglycan glycosyltransferase FtsI has protein sequence MKFKPYNFQIILSSKRFNLLYSCIFFILIILLLRLTYLQIIYSNKLINEGNMRSLRVQRISFTRGIITDRMGQLLAISIPADSVWVDPHKINRNGGISSDIRRWTALSKILDISLDKLSSLISNHTTGRFIYLARQINPSVSQCISQLRLPGVYLQQESKRYYPAGRTTAHLIGVTDIDSQGIEGIEKSFNTWLSGQPGTKVIRKDRFGRTIEETTVEDGRASQNIVLSIDERLQHLAYHELNNAIHINKAESGSIVLIDISTGEILAMTNSPSYNPNNLSITNRSVMRNRAITDAFEPGSTVKPIVIMAALKHNIITTGTIINTSPYMIDGYQIKDVIYRDKLTIREILQKSSNVGVSKLALSMPATALVNTYLNFGMGKMTNIGLIGESSGIYPYDKCWSDIERATFSYGYGLMITPLQLAKVYATIGGMGVSKPLSIIRVDSPLTLVGHRVFPRSLVRAVLDMMETISLPLGSNHQETIKGYRVAVKTGTIKTVGSHGKYINKYIACAAGVAPASNPRFALAVVINDPKNGHYYGSMVSAPVFRTVMSNTLKIMNIAPDFLQ, from the coding sequence ATGAAGTTTAAACCTTATAATTTCCAAATAATTTTAAGCAGTAAACGTTTTAACTTATTATACAGTTGTATTTTTTTTATATTAATTATTTTACTATTAAGATTAACTTATTTACAAATTATTTATTCTAATAAGTTAATTAATGAAGGCAACATGCGTTCATTACGTGTGCAACGTATCTCATTCACTCGAGGTATTATTACTGATAGAATGGGCCAATTACTAGCAATTAGTATACCGGCTGACTCTGTTTGGGTAGATCCTCATAAAATTAATAGGAATGGTGGCATCTCTTCTGATATCCGTCGTTGGACAGCGTTATCTAAAATATTAGATATATCATTGGATAAATTATCATCTCTTATTAGTAATCATACTACAGGACGTTTTATTTATTTGGCGCGACAAATAAATCCTTCTGTTTCTCAGTGTATTAGTCAACTTAGATTACCGGGGGTATATTTACAACAAGAATCAAAACGATATTATCCTGCCGGGCGTACAACTGCTCATTTAATAGGAGTAACAGATATAGATAGTCAAGGTATCGAAGGTATAGAAAAAAGCTTTAATACTTGGTTATCTGGTCAACCTGGAACAAAAGTAATACGAAAAGATAGATTTGGTAGAACAATTGAAGAAACTACTGTAGAAGATGGTCGAGCTTCTCAAAATATTGTTTTAAGTATCGATGAACGTCTGCAACACTTAGCATATCATGAATTAAATAATGCTATACATATAAATAAAGCCGAGTCTGGTAGCATAGTTTTAATAGATATTAGTACCGGGGAAATTTTGGCTATGACAAATAGTCCATCATATAATCCAAATAATTTATCTATTACTAATAGATCCGTTATGCGTAATCGCGCTATTACTGATGCATTTGAGCCAGGTTCAACAGTAAAACCCATTGTAATTATGGCTGCATTAAAACACAACATAATAACAACAGGTACTATTATTAATACATCTCCTTATATGATTGATGGATATCAGATCAAGGATGTAATATATCGTGATAAATTAACTATTAGAGAAATATTACAAAAATCTAGTAATGTTGGCGTTTCTAAATTAGCATTATCCATGCCTGCAACGGCCTTAGTAAATACATATTTAAATTTTGGGATGGGTAAGATGACCAATATAGGATTAATAGGAGAAAGTAGCGGGATATACCCATACGATAAATGTTGGTCAGATATAGAACGAGCCACATTTTCTTATGGATATGGCTTAATGATTACCCCGTTACAATTGGCTAAAGTTTATGCTACTATTGGTGGAATGGGAGTATCTAAACCACTTTCTATCATACGAGTTGATTCTCCTTTGACATTAGTAGGGCATCGAGTTTTTCCAAGATCGTTAGTACGTGCCGTTTTAGATATGATGGAAACTATATCATTACCACTAGGTAGTAATCATCAGGAAACGATTAAAGGATATCGGGTTGCAGTAAAAACTGGTACCATTAAGACAGTAGGATCACATGGAAAATATATTAACAAGTATATTGCATGTGCTGCTGGAGTAGCTCCAGCGAGTAATCCTAGATTTGCTTTAGCAGTAGTTATAAATGATCCCAAAAATGGCCACTATTATGGAAGTATGGTATCTGCGCCAGTGTTTCGTACAGTTATGAGTAATACATTAAAAATAATGAACATTGCACCAGATTTTTTACAGTAA
- the murF gene encoding UDP-N-acetylmuramoyl-tripeptide--D-alanyl-D-alanine ligase, translating to MIPFSLHEIAPILNAKHVGIDLIVHSITINSNIICKQCMFVALIGKRFDGHDFAAQAIASGATALLVNSYMFLDVPQLIVPNTRYALLILAHWVRQRVSAKVIAITGSSGKTSVKEMTASILKNCGHTVATQGNFNNTVGVPITLLRLTKQNNFAIIELGSNHPGELIQLSKIVAANSALVNNIYPSHLLGFGSLTKIKKEKGKIFSALDAHGKGIINADSHALYLWRKILRGKSIWNFSLCTNVGVDFSASNIISEKNGMRFFLHSPYGTSPVFLSMLGKHNVSNALAASALAFSVGAGLSEVVTGLENIKPLPGRLFPIILGEGKLLLDDTYNSNVGSMISAIHVLTTMPGYRILVVSDMSELGKYKEIKYHSYIGKLIATTNINKILTIGSASYFISKMCRKGKHFRNKRKLIIYIKQMLSSYTSISVLVKGSRVFKMEKIINAIKDEKKCYFG from the coding sequence ATGATTCCATTTAGTCTTCATGAAATAGCACCAATTTTAAATGCAAAACATGTTGGTATAGATTTGATCGTTCATTCAATTACTATTAATTCAAATATTATTTGCAAACAATGTATGTTTGTAGCATTGATAGGTAAACGTTTTGATGGTCATGATTTTGCCGCCCAAGCAATTGCTTCTGGCGCTACAGCATTATTGGTAAATAGTTATATGTTTTTAGATGTTCCTCAATTAATTGTACCTAATACTCGTTATGCTTTATTAATATTAGCACATTGGGTACGTCAACGAGTATCAGCAAAGGTTATTGCTATAACTGGGTCCAGTGGTAAAACATCAGTAAAAGAAATGACCGCATCTATACTAAAGAATTGTGGGCATACAGTAGCAACACAAGGTAACTTTAATAATACAGTTGGAGTTCCAATTACTTTATTACGTTTAACTAAACAAAACAATTTTGCAATTATTGAATTAGGTTCAAATCATCCAGGAGAACTGATACAATTAAGTAAAATAGTTGCTGCTAATTCAGCTTTAGTAAATAATATTTACCCATCACATTTATTAGGGTTTGGGTCATTAACTAAAATAAAAAAAGAGAAAGGGAAAATTTTTTCTGCATTAGATGCACACGGAAAAGGTATTATAAATGCTGATAGCCATGCTTTGTACTTATGGCGTAAAATATTACGGGGAAAATCTATATGGAATTTTTCTTTATGTACTAATGTCGGTGTGGATTTTTCTGCAAGTAATATTATTTCCGAAAAAAACGGAATGCGGTTTTTTTTACATAGTCCATATGGAACCTCTCCAGTATTTCTATCGATGTTAGGCAAGCATAATGTATCTAATGCTTTAGCCGCTAGCGCTCTTGCATTTTCTGTAGGCGCAGGATTATCAGAAGTGGTTACTGGATTAGAAAATATAAAACCGTTGCCTGGTAGGTTATTTCCAATTATTTTAGGTGAAGGTAAGTTATTATTAGATGATACTTACAATTCTAATGTTGGTTCTATGATATCTGCGATTCATGTATTAACCACAATGCCAGGTTATCGCATATTGGTAGTTAGCGATATGTCAGAGTTAGGGAAATATAAAGAAATCAAATATCATTCTTATATTGGGAAATTGATCGCAACAACAAATATAAATAAAATTCTTACTATAGGCAGCGCCAGTTATTTTATTTCCAAAATGTGCAGGAAAGGAAAACATTTTAGAAATAAACGTAAGTTAATTATTTATATTAAACAAATGTTATCTAGCTATACATCAATTAGTGTGTTAGTAAAAGGATCTCGTGTTTTTAAAATGGAGAAAATAATAAATGCTATCAAGGATGAAAAAAAATGTTATTTTGGTTGA
- the murE gene encoding UDP-N-acetylmuramoyl-L-alanyl-D-glutamate--2,6-diaminopimelate ligase — MHKLHNLYKFLIPYVSNNSDSPILTGIQLDSRDVVLGNLFVAVKGCRTDGRLYINCAIKKGATAVLLDSWNNTTIYKKYSHNKNEIPVIYVNHLSQHLSDIAGIFYNHPSRFLNLIGVTGTNGKTTVTHLLANWVQLLGEKSAVMGTLGNGVLDSVSLSDNTTCSAIDTQKILAQFIQDKIVFVAMEISSHGLSQYRVDALYFKVAVFTNLSHDHLDYHGNMEQYSMSKWRLFNELHVEKYVINADDFIGYQWLYYLPQAVAVTITGNLPFFWKGKWISVIKVNYYLRYTDIIFDSSWGSGIIHSQLLGEFNVNNLLLALGTLLVLGYPLSLLVHTSFQLRPIVGRMEVFRSHGHPTVIVDYAHTPDALKKVLISIRRYCCGQLWCVFGCGGDRDPSKRALMGYVAKQFADCIIITNDNPRTEEPQSIINDIMCGIGVAYSKKNIKIIKNRYSAIRAVISQACSEDIILISGKGHEKFQIIGNNCIYHSDQDIVKKIYKHNLS; from the coding sequence ATGCATAAATTACATAATTTATATAAATTTCTTATACCATATGTTTCTAACAATTCTGATAGCCCCATATTAACAGGAATACAATTGGATAGTCGTGATGTTGTACTAGGAAATTTGTTTGTGGCGGTCAAAGGTTGTAGGACTGACGGAAGATTATATATTAATTGTGCAATTAAAAAAGGAGCTACAGCAGTTTTGTTGGACTCTTGGAATAATACAACAATATATAAAAAATATAGTCATAATAAAAATGAAATACCTGTAATTTATGTAAATCATTTATCACAACATTTATCTGATATAGCAGGAATCTTTTATAATCATCCATCGCGTTTTTTGAACTTAATTGGTGTAACTGGTACCAACGGGAAAACTACTGTTACACATTTATTAGCTAATTGGGTTCAATTATTAGGAGAAAAAAGTGCTGTGATGGGTACGTTAGGTAACGGGGTATTAGATAGTGTCTCTTTATCCGACAATACAACTTGTTCTGCCATTGATACTCAAAAGATATTAGCTCAATTTATTCAAGATAAGATCGTATTTGTTGCTATGGAGATATCATCACATGGATTATCTCAATATCGTGTAGATGCTTTATATTTTAAAGTTGCTGTATTTACTAATTTAAGTCATGATCATTTAGATTATCATGGTAACATGGAACAATATTCAATGTCTAAATGGCGATTATTTAACGAATTACATGTAGAGAAATATGTTATCAATGCTGATGATTTTATTGGGTATCAATGGTTATATTATTTGCCACAAGCGGTTGCAGTAACCATAACAGGAAATTTACCTTTTTTTTGGAAAGGTAAATGGATATCTGTGATTAAAGTTAATTATTATTTGCGTTACACAGACATTATTTTTGATTCAAGTTGGGGAAGTGGGATAATTCATAGTCAATTATTAGGAGAATTTAATGTTAATAATTTATTATTGGCTTTAGGTACACTATTGGTATTGGGATATCCTTTGTCGTTATTAGTACATACATCATTTCAATTACGACCTATAGTTGGTAGGATGGAAGTATTTCGTTCCCATGGACATCCTACAGTTATCGTAGATTATGCACATACTCCTGATGCATTAAAAAAAGTACTGATTTCAATTAGGCGGTATTGTTGTGGCCAATTGTGGTGTGTTTTTGGTTGCGGAGGCGATAGAGATCCAAGTAAACGTGCTTTAATGGGTTATGTTGCAAAGCAATTTGCTGATTGCATAATTATTACTAATGATAATCCACGTACTGAAGAACCACAATCAATCATAAATGATATTATGTGTGGTATAGGTGTAGCATATTCAAAAAAAAATATTAAAATTATTAAAAATCGTTATAGTGCGATACGAGCTGTCATCTCCCAAGCGTGTTCAGAGGATATAATATTGATTTCTGGAAAAGGTCATGAAAAATTCCAAATTATAGGAAATAATTGCATATATCATTCTGATCAAGACATAGTAAAAAAAATTTATAAACATAATTTATCATGA
- the ftsW gene encoding cell division protein FtsW translates to MKVLKEKIPNQLSKSHKNKSSHIDALYDRLFFWFVLGLICIGFIIISSGSIPIGIRLMNDPCYFIKRVVIYYIITLLLSVVVLKMPIIIWQNYSFGMLLYSYIALTAALILNNSTNGASRWIMLGSLCIQPSELSKLFFICYLANYLTRKSQEICANFWDISKPIVIMMLLAILLLVQPDFGSIVILFITTLSILFLFGAKLWQLTLIFVSNIFLIALSIIIKPYRIQRMLTFWDPWKDPFGNGYQLTQSLMAFGRGKCFGEGLGNSVLKLEYLPEAHTDFIFSILAEELGYFGSILVLFMLFIIVFRAMTIGYSALNINHRFSGILACSISIWFGSQIFINIGTVSGILPTKGLTLPFISYGGSSFLATVIASMLLLRIDFETRLSKDQAFLKSMKK, encoded by the coding sequence ATGAAAGTATTAAAAGAAAAAATTCCTAATCAGTTATCGAAATCACATAAAAATAAATCATCGCATATTGATGCGTTATATGATCGTTTGTTTTTTTGGTTTGTATTAGGATTAATTTGTATTGGTTTTATTATCATTAGTTCAGGATCGATTCCTATTGGAATACGATTAATGAATGATCCATGCTATTTCATAAAGCGTGTAGTTATTTACTATATTATAACACTCTTATTATCTGTAGTTGTTTTAAAAATGCCCATAATAATTTGGCAGAATTATAGTTTTGGAATGCTATTATATAGTTATATAGCGTTGACAGCGGCATTGATATTAAATAATTCTACTAATGGAGCATCGCGTTGGATAATGTTAGGTTCGCTATGCATTCAACCTTCAGAATTATCAAAGTTATTTTTTATTTGTTATCTTGCTAATTATTTGACACGTAAATCACAAGAAATATGTGCTAATTTTTGGGATATATCTAAACCCATAGTAATTATGATGCTATTAGCTATATTATTATTAGTGCAACCTGATTTTGGTAGTATTGTTATTCTATTTATTACTACTTTATCTATATTATTTCTTTTCGGAGCCAAATTATGGCAGTTAACATTGATTTTTGTGTCTAACATATTTTTAATTGCATTATCGATTATAATTAAACCTTATCGTATACAACGTATGCTTACTTTTTGGGATCCGTGGAAAGATCCATTTGGAAATGGCTATCAATTAACTCAATCATTGATGGCATTTGGTCGTGGAAAATGTTTTGGAGAAGGATTGGGAAATTCTGTACTTAAATTAGAATATCTACCTGAAGCTCATACTGACTTTATTTTTTCTATCCTTGCAGAAGAATTAGGATATTTTGGATCAATTTTAGTATTATTTATGTTGTTTATAATTGTGTTTCGTGCCATGACTATTGGTTATAGCGCTTTGAACATTAATCATAGATTTTCTGGTATTTTGGCTTGTTCTATTAGTATCTGGTTTGGGTCACAAATATTTATTAATATAGGAACTGTTAGCGGGATATTACCCACTAAAGGGTTAACATTACCGTTTATTAGTTATGGAGGATCTAGTTTTTTAGCTACAGTAATAGCAAGTATGCTGTTGTTAAGAATAGATTTTGAAACACGTTTATCTAAAGATCAAGCTTTTTTGAAGAGCATGAAAAAATGA
- the ftsL gene encoding cell division protein FtsL codes for MMKKRQYNLVNIIYNDLFFYGKQQLFLLLLVLTSAMLVILVTYNTRSMIMDREKIFLEKDALDTEWRNLILEEKILSDHSRIECIAINELQMHYVDPTQNNMFN; via the coding sequence ATGATGAAAAAAAGGCAATATAACCTTGTTAATATTATTTATAATGATCTATTTTTTTATGGTAAACAGCAATTATTTTTATTGTTGTTAGTGTTAACTTCGGCAATGTTAGTAATTTTAGTAACTTATAATACTAGATCAATGATTATGGATCGAGAAAAAATTTTTTTGGAAAAAGATGCTTTAGATACTGAATGGAGAAATTTGATCCTTGAAGAAAAAATATTATCTGACCATAGTCGTATTGAATGTATTGCTATAAATGAACTACAAATGCATTATGTAGATCCAACACAAAATAATATGTTCAACTGA
- the rsmH gene encoding 16S rRNA (cytosine(1402)-N(4))-methyltransferase RsmH, with amino-acid sequence MCIFHINYDHKSVLLEEAIQALNINSTGVYVDGTFGSGGHSKLILSKLTKQGRLLAVDRDLSAIKIGKIIAEQDSRFTIIHSTFSKIHKHIENMRLTGSVDGILLDLGVSTLQLNDDNRGFSFMRDGPLDMRMDVSSGQSAAEWLSKASLEDIVWVLKTFGEERFAKIIAKVIISTRRYKPIVRSIILSKLICDIVPYRNVYKHPATKSFLAIRMYINNELEEIAQVLEDSLGMLSTRGRLVVISFNSLEDRLVKYFIRDHSCVVSIPPKIPLTDYQIFSQYKSKYKLKDMGKLMPSKKEIERNTCARSARLRYAEKLMI; translated from the coding sequence ATGTGCATATTTCATATTAACTATGACCATAAAAGTGTATTGTTGGAAGAAGCGATACAAGCATTAAATATTAATTCAACAGGAGTATATGTTGATGGAACATTTGGTTCAGGAGGGCATTCTAAGTTAATTTTATCTAAATTAACTAAACAAGGACGTTTATTAGCAGTTGATAGAGATTTATCAGCCATAAAAATTGGGAAAATAATAGCTGAGCAAGACAGTAGGTTTACAATAATACACAGTACATTTTCCAAAATACATAAACATATTGAAAATATGAGGCTTACTGGATCGGTAGATGGCATTCTGTTGGACCTAGGGGTGAGCACGCTTCAATTGAATGATGACAACAGAGGGTTCTCATTCATGAGAGACGGTCCTTTAGATATGCGTATGGATGTTAGTAGTGGACAATCTGCTGCTGAGTGGTTATCAAAAGCTTCGTTGGAAGACATTGTTTGGGTGTTGAAAACTTTCGGAGAAGAAAGATTCGCTAAAATTATTGCTAAAGTTATTATATCTACAAGACGATATAAACCTATTGTACGTTCCATTATTTTATCTAAATTAATATGTGATATCGTTCCATATCGCAACGTGTATAAGCATCCTGCAACTAAAAGTTTTTTAGCAATTAGGATGTATATTAATAATGAATTGGAAGAAATAGCACAGGTATTAGAAGATTCGTTAGGGATGCTATCTACACGAGGAAGATTAGTAGTAATTAGTTTTAATTCTTTGGAGGATCGCTTAGTAAAGTACTTTATTCGTGATCATAGTTGTGTTGTGTCTATACCTCCTAAAATTCCATTAACAGATTACCAAATATTTAGTCAATATAAAAGTAAATATAAACTAAAAGATATGGGAAAATTAATGCCCTCAAAAAAAGAAATTGAAAGAAATACATGTGCTCGCAGCGCGAGATTACGTTATGCTGAAAAATTAATGATTTAA